The Tardiphaga alba genome includes a window with the following:
- a CDS encoding IS110 family RNA-guided transposase has product MPELKVRFHKAGSRKMTQTITQVAGIDTAKHKLDIALHGQSKRWQIENCVSGWRDLASRLAGAGVNKVGIEATGGYESGVVAYLRGAGFVVLLLQPLQVKNFAKSRLRRAKNDALDAELIAAYTAQAEPRDIAPDARLTGLAGQLTFVEQTEEDIARLKIRLEHIGEPQQRRLYLRDIARLQARRRAELKRIAALLRQHDDLARRLALVLSIPGIGERTALAIVIRMPELGQISREEAAALAGLAPFDNDSGKHRGQRHIAGGRDRLRRSLYAAALPASFRWNAALIDLYRRLMARGKAHQAALIACARKLIVYANTVVQRGTPWIKSPAL; this is encoded by the coding sequence TTGCCGGAACTCAAGGTTCGCTTTCACAAGGCAGGGTCGAGGAAGATGACACAGACTATCACACAGGTGGCCGGTATCGATACGGCCAAGCACAAGCTCGATATCGCGCTGCACGGCCAGTCAAAGCGATGGCAGATCGAGAATTGCGTCAGTGGATGGCGGGATCTGGCGTCACGCCTCGCCGGAGCTGGCGTCAACAAGGTCGGAATCGAAGCCACCGGCGGCTACGAAAGCGGCGTCGTTGCCTATTTGCGGGGAGCCGGCTTTGTGGTTCTGCTGCTGCAACCGCTACAGGTGAAAAACTTTGCAAAGTCACGGCTACGCCGCGCCAAAAATGACGCTCTCGATGCCGAACTGATCGCCGCTTACACCGCGCAGGCCGAGCCGCGCGATATTGCGCCGGACGCCAGACTGACGGGATTAGCGGGCCAACTCACCTTTGTTGAGCAGACTGAGGAGGACATCGCCCGTCTCAAAATCCGCCTCGAGCATATTGGCGAGCCACAGCAGCGACGTCTTTATCTTCGCGACATTGCGCGTTTGCAGGCGCGGCGCCGGGCCGAACTCAAGCGGATTGCTGCTCTGCTGCGCCAGCATGATGATCTGGCGCGGCGCCTCGCCTTGGTGCTTAGCATTCCCGGTATCGGCGAACGCACCGCGCTTGCCATCGTCATCCGCATGCCTGAGCTCGGCCAGATCAGCCGCGAGGAAGCTGCAGCTTTGGCTGGCCTTGCGCCGTTTGATAACGACAGCGGCAAGCACCGTGGCCAACGCCATATTGCCGGCGGGCGCGATCGGCTGCGCCGGTCGCTGTACGCGGCCGCTTTGCCGGCTTCATTCCGGTGGAATGCGGCTCTGATCGACCTCTACCGACGATTGATGGCCCGTGGGAAAGCCCACCAGGCCGCACTCATCGCCTGTGCCAGGAAGCTCATCGTCTACGCTAACACCGTCGTCCAGCGCGGAACTCCGTGGATCAAAAGTCCCGCGCTTTAA
- a CDS encoding class II aldolase/adducin family protein produces MSPAEAAHLKEVPKHMTEAEWAQRVDLAAAYRLVALYGWDDLIDTHISARVPGPEHHFLINPYGLIFEEITASSLVKVDLDGNQLSESDYSINPAGFTIHSAIHEVREDAGCVMHLHTPDGTAVASCMEGLQPLNQTAQLVIPELAYHDYEGVALDHDERPRLQKDLGDKNIMLLRNHGTLTVGRSVASAFERMYYLERACTMQVRTRMLGPTAYPVEQIVIDKNAALVGNPDKAELRSQKLVWPPMLRKLDRRDPSYRT; encoded by the coding sequence ATGTCACCAGCCGAAGCTGCCCATCTGAAAGAAGTGCCGAAGCATATGACCGAGGCCGAATGGGCGCAGCGCGTCGACCTGGCCGCCGCCTATCGTCTGGTCGCGCTCTATGGCTGGGACGATCTCATCGACACCCACATCTCTGCCCGCGTGCCCGGCCCGGAGCATCACTTCCTGATCAATCCCTACGGCCTGATCTTCGAAGAGATCACCGCATCGAGCCTGGTGAAGGTCGATCTCGACGGCAACCAGCTCTCCGAAAGCGACTACAGCATCAACCCCGCAGGCTTCACCATCCATTCCGCGATCCATGAAGTGCGCGAGGATGCCGGCTGCGTGATGCATCTGCATACGCCGGATGGCACCGCCGTCGCCTCCTGCATGGAAGGCCTGCAGCCGCTGAACCAGACCGCACAGCTGGTGATCCCGGAACTCGCCTATCACGACTATGAAGGCGTCGCCCTCGATCACGACGAACGTCCCCGCCTGCAGAAGGATCTCGGCGACAAGAACATCATGCTGCTGCGCAATCACGGCACGCTGACCGTCGGCCGCTCCGTCGCCTCGGCCTTCGAGCGCATGTATTATCTGGAACGCGCCTGCACCATGCAGGTCCGCACCCGCATGCTTGGCCCCACCGCCTATCCGGTGGAGCAGATCGTCATCGACAAGAATGCGGCGCTGGTCGGCAACCCCGACAAGGCCGAGCTGCGCTCCCAAAAGCTGGTCTGGCCGCCGATGCTGCGCAAGCTCGACCGCCGCGATCCGTCTTACCGGACCTAA
- a CDS encoding DUF3800 domain-containing protein, which translates to MAWFLFIDESGQDHRESPYEVLAGVAILDADLWDLVKELHDAETTNFGRRYSDGERELKGKAILKRKTFAKARTLPEILPNEVSALAKAVLDNGAQHGSERNIKALSLAKISYVTDVFAICENYDCKIFASLVHPAAPQTTGGGLRKDYGYLFERFFYFLEDQTTLTGFPQHGIIVFDELDKTRSHILIDQAHKYFKETAIGRHRAELIIPEPFFVHSDLTIGIQIADLVAYCLSWGFRLPTMEKPAREELAPYIAQLKRLRHRAVRSIQGKSDFEVWSVAYIDDLRTASEKL; encoded by the coding sequence ATGGCGTGGTTTCTCTTCATCGATGAGAGTGGGCAAGACCACCGGGAATCTCCCTATGAGGTCCTCGCCGGAGTGGCAATTCTCGATGCAGACCTTTGGGATCTCGTGAAAGAACTTCACGACGCCGAGACGACTAACTTCGGTCGGCGTTACAGCGACGGAGAGAGGGAGCTAAAGGGAAAAGCAATCCTCAAGCGAAAGACGTTCGCTAAAGCACGCACCTTGCCTGAGATACTCCCGAATGAGGTATCTGCCTTGGCAAAAGCCGTGCTGGACAACGGAGCGCAGCATGGCTCGGAACGAAACATAAAAGCATTGTCGCTTGCGAAGATTTCTTACGTAACCGACGTCTTTGCTATCTGCGAAAACTATGATTGCAAGATCTTCGCGAGCCTCGTTCATCCGGCTGCTCCTCAAACCACAGGTGGCGGCCTTCGCAAAGACTACGGATATCTTTTCGAGAGATTCTTCTATTTTCTAGAGGATCAGACGACGCTAACCGGGTTTCCCCAACACGGCATCATCGTTTTTGACGAACTCGATAAAACCCGAAGTCACATCCTGATTGATCAGGCACACAAATACTTCAAGGAAACGGCGATCGGCAGGCATCGCGCAGAACTTATTATCCCTGAACCGTTCTTCGTGCATAGCGATCTAACCATCGGAATTCAGATCGCGGATCTTGTCGCATACTGCCTGTCTTGGGGATTTCGGTTACCGACAATGGAAAAGCCAGCGCGCGAAGAACTGGCGCCATATATCGCCCAATTAAAGCGACTACGTCATCGCGCCGTCCGTAGCATCCAAGGGAAGAGTGACTTTGAAGTGTGGAGCGTCGCCTATATCGACGACCTCAGAACGGCGAGCGAAAAACTCTGA
- the folK gene encoding 2-amino-4-hydroxy-6-hydroxymethyldihydropteridine diphosphokinase yields MASVLIALGGNVGDVRTTFRKAVSNICGMTQAGLVARSSDYETPPVGDIPQDNFINAAIEIDTDLDPHALLFTLHKIEHKFGRNRAAEGHWGPRPLDLDMIAYDDVVMLKPELMLPHPGATQRAFVLVPLAEIAPDRVIAGKTVTEHLAKLSTDGIVRLPDLN; encoded by the coding sequence ATGGCCAGCGTCCTGATCGCGCTCGGCGGCAATGTCGGCGATGTCCGCACCACTTTCCGCAAGGCCGTCAGCAATATCTGCGGCATGACTCAGGCCGGCCTCGTCGCGCGCTCATCGGATTACGAGACGCCGCCGGTCGGCGACATCCCGCAGGACAATTTCATCAATGCGGCGATCGAAATTGATACCGATCTCGATCCGCACGCGCTGCTCTTCACGCTGCATAAAATTGAACACAAATTCGGCCGCAACCGCGCCGCCGAGGGCCATTGGGGCCCCCGCCCGCTCGATCTCGACATGATCGCCTATGACGACGTGGTGATGCTGAAGCCGGAACTGATGCTGCCGCATCCCGGCGCCACCCAGCGCGCCTTCGTGCTGGTGCCCCTCGCCGAGATCGCCCCGGACCGCGTGATCGCCGGCAAGACCGTGACCGAGCATCTGGCGAAGCTCTCGACCGATGGCATCGTGAGGTTGCCGGATCTGAATTGA
- the folP gene encoding dihydropteroate synthase — MIAPAATTPTVLAALLARPVPAVMGILNVTPDSFSDGGNFNVPERALAHARAMIAAGADIIDIGAESTRPYGSQPVSADEEWQRLAPVLPDVVALGVPLSIDSMKASVTARALAAGVAIANDVWGLQRDPDMARVVAEHGVPVVVMHNRDDVDPSVDIMADIIGFFARTLEIAAKAGISESHLILDPGIGFGKTPEQNLIALARGGELAHFGLPVLVGASRKKFISTIVPSEPQQRLGGSLAAHLIAVQRGAKIIRAHDVAETIQALRVAAAIEEFR, encoded by the coding sequence ATGATCGCGCCTGCCGCCACCACGCCGACTGTCCTTGCCGCCCTGCTGGCGCGGCCGGTGCCGGCTGTGATGGGTATCCTGAACGTCACCCCGGATTCCTTCTCCGACGGCGGTAATTTCAACGTCCCGGAGCGGGCGCTGGCCCATGCCCGCGCCATGATCGCCGCCGGCGCCGACATCATCGATATCGGCGCGGAGTCAACCCGTCCCTACGGATCGCAGCCGGTCTCGGCGGACGAGGAATGGCAGCGCCTCGCGCCGGTGCTGCCCGATGTCGTCGCGCTCGGCGTGCCGCTGTCCATCGACAGCATGAAGGCCTCGGTCACCGCCCGCGCGCTTGCAGCCGGCGTCGCCATCGCCAATGACGTCTGGGGCCTGCAGCGCGATCCCGACATGGCGCGCGTGGTCGCCGAACACGGCGTGCCCGTCGTCGTCATGCATAATCGCGATGACGTCGATCCATCGGTTGACATCATGGCCGACATCATCGGCTTCTTCGCCCGCACGCTGGAGATCGCCGCGAAGGCCGGCATTTCCGAAAGCCACCTCATCCTCGATCCCGGCATCGGCTTCGGCAAGACTCCGGAGCAGAATCTGATTGCGCTGGCGCGCGGCGGCGAACTCGCGCACTTCGGCCTGCCCGTGCTGGTCGGCGCATCCAGAAAGAAATTCATCTCCACCATCGTGCCGTCCGAACCGCAACAGCGGCTCGGCGGCTCGCTCGCCGCCCACTTGATCGCCGTTCAGCGCGGCGCGAAGATCATCCGCGCGCATGACGTGGCCGAGACCATCCAGGCGCTGCGCGTCGCAGCCGCCATCGAGGAATTCCGATGA
- a CDS encoding DUF2267 domain-containing protein, with protein MDELIKALTAKVGIDEAVAEKAVGSILEFLKREAPPEPVNALIANIPGAEAAIAANEGGGFSLMGGGLMALGSKLMGMGLGMGEIQSVARELFKFGRDKVGADAMDQIIAGTPGLSQFA; from the coding sequence ATGGATGAATTGATCAAAGCGCTGACCGCAAAGGTCGGCATCGATGAAGCCGTGGCTGAAAAAGCCGTTGGCAGCATCCTCGAATTCCTCAAGCGCGAAGCCCCTCCCGAACCTGTCAATGCTCTGATCGCAAATATTCCCGGCGCCGAGGCTGCTATTGCAGCCAATGAAGGCGGCGGCTTCAGCTTGATGGGCGGCGGCCTGATGGCACTCGGCAGCAAGCTGATGGGCATGGGTCTCGGCATGGGCGAGATCCAGAGCGTCGCCCGGGAACTGTTCAAGTTCGGCCGCGACAAGGTCGGCGCCGATGCGATGGACCAGATCATCGCGGGCACGCCCGGCCTCAGTCAGTTCGCCTGA
- the pdxR gene encoding MocR-like pyridoxine biosynthesis transcription factor PdxR, which produces MTGPVMDDIPVGLASLDLKPAAGTTLTRQLYDELRARILNGALPRGLRLPSSRDLALRLRVSRNTISLVIDQLAMEGYLNIARGRRPTVAEVPATTLATGQSVRQTRIRPLRLSRWADRTRKTDWPFPIEGPPRPLATVLADARLFPHDLWGRYLRRAARRPLTRLPTINRAPLREALLRHLVAHRGVKAEARQIIIMPSAQASLELIARMLVNAGDIGWVESPGYGGARAALEATDATARGITLDDGGIALKGRRDRPRLIFVTPSHQHPTGRLMPVSRRQELLAFTDDTGCALVEDDYDSEFHYDGRPVAALQGLDRNGRVFYVGTFAKSMFADIRSGYAIVPPDLVAVFETAQRRSGQIVPAPVQDALTGFIDDGHFAAHIRRMTRIYHGRRDHLVQALRLHAGDHLTVERPAGGMQLLAHLAPHWDDRDVVARLAHAGVTARALSQHFTGPVTGKGLFLGFAAWNEQEIDKAAAVIGDVLQSMHAPKALRRSGKAVPASGPRQPRPSLSGPKA; this is translated from the coding sequence CCGGCCGCCGGCACGACATTGACGCGGCAACTCTATGATGAGCTGCGCGCACGGATCCTGAACGGCGCATTGCCGCGCGGGCTGCGCCTGCCGTCCAGCCGCGATCTCGCGCTCCGGCTTCGGGTGTCGCGCAACACGATCTCGCTCGTGATCGATCAGCTCGCGATGGAGGGTTATCTCAACATTGCGCGCGGACGCCGTCCCACCGTAGCGGAGGTGCCGGCCACGACCCTCGCCACCGGGCAATCCGTCCGGCAAACCCGCATCCGTCCGCTGCGCCTGTCGCGCTGGGCCGATCGCACACGCAAGACCGACTGGCCGTTCCCGATCGAAGGCCCGCCGCGGCCGCTCGCCACCGTGCTGGCCGATGCCCGGTTGTTTCCGCACGATCTGTGGGGACGTTATCTCCGGCGCGCTGCGCGGCGGCCGCTCACCCGATTGCCGACTATCAACCGCGCACCGTTGCGCGAGGCCCTGCTCCGCCATCTCGTTGCGCATCGCGGAGTCAAGGCCGAGGCGCGGCAGATCATCATCATGCCCTCCGCGCAGGCGTCGCTCGAACTGATCGCGCGCATGCTCGTCAATGCCGGTGACATCGGCTGGGTCGAAAGCCCCGGCTATGGCGGCGCGCGTGCCGCACTGGAAGCGACGGATGCCACGGCGCGCGGCATCACGCTGGATGATGGCGGCATCGCGCTCAAGGGCCGGCGCGATCGTCCGCGCCTGATCTTCGTGACGCCGTCGCACCAGCATCCGACAGGTCGCCTGATGCCCGTCTCCCGGCGTCAGGAGCTGCTGGCATTCACCGACGACACCGGCTGCGCGCTGGTTGAGGACGACTATGACAGCGAATTCCACTATGACGGCCGCCCTGTCGCGGCGCTGCAAGGCCTCGATCGCAACGGCCGCGTGTTCTATGTCGGCACATTCGCGAAATCGATGTTCGCCGATATCCGCAGCGGCTATGCTATCGTGCCGCCCGATCTCGTCGCCGTGTTCGAGACCGCACAGCGCCGAAGTGGACAGATCGTCCCCGCGCCGGTGCAGGATGCGCTCACCGGTTTCATCGATGACGGGCATTTCGCCGCCCATATCCGCAGGATGACGCGAATCTATCACGGCAGGCGCGACCATCTGGTGCAGGCACTGCGCCTGCATGCAGGCGATCATCTCACCGTGGAGCGGCCGGCCGGCGGCATGCAACTGCTTGCTCATCTCGCGCCGCATTGGGACGATCGCGACGTCGTCGCGCGTCTGGCGCATGCCGGCGTCACCGCACGCGCGCTCTCGCAGCATTTCACAGGCCCGGTCACCGGCAAGGGACTGTTCCTCGGCTTCGCCGCTTGGAACGAACAGGAGATCGACAAGGCCGCTGCCGTGATCGGCGACGTACTGCAGAGCATGCACGCGCCCAAAGCACTGCGCCGGTCTGGTAAAGCCGTGCCCGCATCCGGTCCCCGTCAGCCACGACCGTCGCTGTCGGGCCCGAAAGCATGA
- a CDS encoding DUF4332 domain-containing protein, with protein MAYSISEIEGLTAFAATRLKKAGIRTMESLLEAAHSAKCRKELSAKTGFTEQQLLEWANLADYLRIPGMGAAKAELLRASGVSTVRELKHRNPARLAQAMREANETRKLVRVLPSEKSVGDLIEKARQLPLKISY; from the coding sequence ATGGCTTATTCTATTTCCGAGATCGAAGGTCTCACGGCTTTCGCCGCGACCCGGCTGAAGAAAGCAGGCATCCGCACCATGGAGAGTCTGCTGGAGGCCGCTCATTCCGCCAAATGCCGGAAGGAGCTCTCGGCCAAGACCGGTTTCACCGAACAGCAATTGCTGGAATGGGCCAATCTCGCCGACTATCTCCGCATCCCCGGCATGGGCGCCGCAAAGGCCGAACTGCTGCGTGCCTCCGGCGTCTCCACGGTGCGCGAGCTCAAGCACCGCAACCCCGCCCGCCTCGCTCAGGCGATGCGCGAGGCCAACGAGACCCGCAAACTGGTGCGCGTGCTGCCGTCGGAAAAATCCGTCGGCGACCTGATCGAAAAGGCCCGGCAGCTGCCGCTGAAGATTTCGTATTGA
- a CDS encoding M20/M25/M40 family metallo-hydrolase, with amino-acid sequence MSASSQLNAVLAHVDGDFDQALERLFTLLRIKSISADPAFADDCRKAAEHLAGEIAALGFKAEVRPTAGHPAIVATANGNTGNRPHVLFYGHYDVQPVDPLELWHRPPFEPVVTKHADGRDIIVARGAQDDKGQLSTFVEACRAWVKVTGSLPIDLTICIEGEEEVGSKNFVPFLEANKKELAADFAVVCDTGMWDPSTPAITTALRGLVYEEVKITAANRDLHSGIYGGGARNPIRVLTNILGKLHDDTGRITIPGFYDGVKDLPADILKQWKGLGLTPDSFLKPIGLSIPAGEQDRELIEQITSRPTCDINGIVGGYTGEGSKTVIASHASAKVSFRIVEGQDPGKIRDAFRKFVIDQLPGDCTAEFLDHSNAPAIALDWNMKPLAAARDALTEEWGKQALLIGSGASIPIVADFKRTLGLDSLMIGFGLDDDNIHSPNEKYDLRSFQKGIRSWTRIIAALSEVKT; translated from the coding sequence ATGTCCGCATCCTCGCAACTCAATGCCGTCCTCGCGCATGTCGATGGCGATTTCGATCAGGCGCTGGAGCGGCTGTTCACGCTGTTGCGCATCAAGTCGATCTCCGCCGATCCCGCTTTTGCGGATGACTGCAGGAAGGCGGCGGAGCATCTCGCCGGCGAGATCGCAGCGCTCGGCTTCAAGGCCGAGGTGCGGCCGACCGCGGGCCATCCGGCCATCGTTGCCACGGCGAACGGCAATACGGGCAACCGCCCGCATGTGCTGTTCTACGGCCACTACGACGTGCAGCCGGTCGATCCGCTGGAGCTGTGGCATCGCCCGCCCTTCGAGCCGGTGGTGACCAAGCATGCCGATGGCCGCGACATCATCGTCGCGCGCGGCGCGCAGGATGATAAGGGGCAGCTTTCCACCTTCGTCGAGGCCTGCCGGGCCTGGGTGAAGGTGACGGGATCGCTGCCCATCGATCTCACCATCTGCATCGAGGGCGAGGAGGAGGTTGGCTCGAAGAACTTTGTGCCGTTCCTCGAAGCCAACAAGAAAGAGCTTGCAGCGGATTTCGCCGTGGTCTGCGACACCGGCATGTGGGATCCATCGACGCCAGCCATCACCACCGCCTTGCGCGGCCTCGTCTATGAAGAGGTGAAGATCACCGCCGCCAATCGCGACCTGCATTCCGGCATCTATGGCGGTGGCGCGCGCAATCCGATCCGCGTGCTCACCAATATCCTCGGCAAGCTTCATGACGACACCGGCCGCATCACCATTCCCGGCTTCTATGATGGCGTGAAGGACCTGCCGGCGGATATCCTCAAGCAGTGGAAGGGCCTGGGCCTAACGCCGGACAGCTTCCTGAAGCCGATCGGCTTGTCGATCCCGGCCGGCGAGCAGGACCGCGAGCTGATCGAGCAGATCACCTCGCGCCCGACTTGCGATATCAACGGCATCGTCGGCGGCTATACGGGCGAGGGCTCGAAGACCGTGATCGCCTCGCATGCCTCGGCCAAGGTTTCGTTCCGCATCGTCGAAGGCCAGGACCCCGGCAAGATCCGCGATGCGTTCCGCAAATTCGTCATCGATCAGCTGCCCGGCGATTGCACGGCCGAGTTCCTCGACCACTCCAACGCGCCGGCCATCGCGCTCGACTGGAACATGAAGCCGCTCGCGGCGGCGCGCGATGCGCTGACCGAAGAATGGGGCAAGCAGGCGCTGCTGATCGGCTCCGGTGCGTCGATCCCGATCGTCGCCGACTTCAAGCGCACGCTCGGCCTGGACTCGCTGATGATCGGCTTCGGTCTCGACGACGACAACATCCATTCACCGAACGAGAAATATGACCTGCGCAGCTTCCAGAAGGGCATCCGCTCCTGGACACGCATCATCGCGGCGCTGTCGGAGGTGAAGACGTAA
- the folB gene encoding dihydroneopterin aldolase has product MTDMIFIKGLSVHAHHGVLDYEGVVGQRFIIDLELDADIGLASRSDRLSDTVSYADVVATAIAAFKDVNYKLLERAAGAVADAILAKFAKISSVKITVHKPHAPIAAIFDDVGVVLRRSRA; this is encoded by the coding sequence ATGACCGACATGATCTTCATCAAGGGCCTCTCGGTGCATGCCCATCACGGCGTACTCGATTACGAGGGCGTCGTCGGCCAACGCTTCATCATCGATCTCGAACTCGATGCCGATATCGGCCTCGCCTCGCGCAGCGATCGCCTTTCCGACACGGTGTCCTATGCCGATGTGGTCGCCACCGCGATCGCTGCGTTCAAGGATGTCAATTACAAGCTGCTGGAACGCGCCGCCGGCGCCGTTGCGGACGCCATTCTCGCAAAATTCGCCAAGATCAGCTCAGTGAAGATCACCGTGCACAAGCCGCATGCCCCCATCGCTGCGATCTTCGACGATGTCGGCGTGGTGCTGCGCCGTTCGCGAGCATAA
- a CDS encoding helicase HerA-like domain-containing protein, whose amino-acid sequence MAKTTATATAAPISGDTDKQIFIGKGEQPAWLTLALGNRHGLVTGATGTGKTVSLQVMAEGFARAGVPVFASDIKGDLSGIAEVGEGKDFILKRAQEMGLTFQPDQFSTVFWDVFGEQGHPVRATVSEMGPLLLARLLDLNDVQEGVLNVAFRVADENGLTLLDMKDLRSLLDAIVPKAVKKDEFDPLAEIRASASSFGNVSKATVGTIQRQLLVLENQGGEKFFGEPALELKDFIRTDRDGRGMVNILVADKLMASPRLYATFLLWLLSELFEELPEVGDLPKPKLVFFFDEAHLLFNDAPKALMDKIEQVVRLIRSKGVGVYFVTQNPIDVPDRVLAQLGNRVQHALRAFTPRDQKAVAAAAETFRANPKLDTAKAITELGKGEALVSFLEGNGTPSIVERVMVRPPVARIGPITPDERKAIINASPVKGKYDTAVDSESAYEILQKRIAGTAATPADAGQANGGGGGFLGTLGGIIGSIFGTGTRRGRLTTGQVIARSVTRTVTNKVVGGIVANVGKQIGGSLGSTIGREIVRGTLGGIMKR is encoded by the coding sequence ATGGCCAAGACAACTGCAACTGCCACCGCAGCTCCGATATCGGGCGATACGGACAAACAGATTTTCATCGGCAAAGGCGAGCAGCCGGCATGGCTGACGCTGGCGCTCGGCAATCGCCATGGTCTCGTCACCGGCGCGACGGGAACAGGCAAGACGGTCTCGCTGCAGGTGATGGCGGAAGGCTTTGCCCGCGCAGGTGTTCCCGTTTTTGCCTCGGATATCAAAGGCGATTTGTCGGGCATCGCCGAAGTCGGCGAGGGCAAGGACTTCATCCTGAAGCGCGCGCAGGAAATGGGGCTCACATTCCAGCCCGATCAGTTCTCGACCGTGTTCTGGGACGTGTTCGGCGAGCAGGGACACCCGGTGCGTGCCACCGTCTCTGAGATGGGGCCACTGCTGCTGGCGCGGCTGCTCGATCTCAATGACGTGCAGGAGGGCGTGCTCAACGTCGCCTTCCGCGTCGCCGATGAAAACGGCCTGACGCTGCTCGACATGAAGGACCTGCGCTCGCTGCTCGACGCCATCGTGCCGAAGGCCGTGAAGAAGGACGAGTTCGATCCGCTCGCGGAGATCCGTGCCTCGGCATCGAGCTTCGGCAATGTGTCGAAGGCCACCGTGGGTACTATCCAGCGGCAATTGCTCGTGCTGGAGAACCAGGGTGGTGAAAAATTCTTCGGCGAGCCCGCGCTGGAGTTGAAGGATTTCATCCGCACCGACCGCGACGGGCGCGGCATGGTCAACATCCTCGTCGCCGACAAGCTGATGGCCAGCCCGCGCCTTTATGCGACCTTCCTGCTGTGGCTGCTGTCCGAACTGTTCGAGGAACTGCCGGAAGTCGGCGATCTGCCGAAGCCGAAACTGGTGTTCTTCTTTGACGAGGCGCATTTGCTGTTCAACGATGCTCCGAAAGCCCTCATGGACAAGATCGAGCAGGTGGTCCGCCTCATCCGATCGAAGGGCGTCGGCGTTTATTTTGTCACCCAGAACCCGATCGACGTGCCCGATCGCGTCCTCGCGCAGCTCGGCAACCGCGTGCAGCACGCCTTGCGTGCCTTCACTCCGCGCGACCAGAAGGCGGTCGCCGCCGCGGCCGAAACGTTCCGCGCCAATCCCAAGCTCGATACGGCGAAGGCCATCACCGAACTCGGCAAGGGCGAGGCGCTGGTGTCGTTCCTCGAAGGGAATGGCACGCCGTCCATCGTCGAGCGCGTGATGGTGCGCCCGCCGGTGGCGCGGATCGGGCCGATCACGCCGGATGAGCGCAAGGCGATCATCAATGCCAGCCCGGTGAAGGGCAAATACGACACCGCAGTGGATTCCGAGTCCGCCTATGAGATTCTGCAGAAGCGCATTGCGGGCACGGCCGCGACGCCGGCCGATGCCGGTCAGGCAAATGGCGGCGGCGGGGGCTTCCTCGGTACGCTCGGCGGCATCATCGGCAGCATCTTCGGCACCGGCACGCGGCGCGGCCGGCTGACCACCGGGCAGGTGATCGCACGCAGCGTCACCCGCACGGTCACCAACAAGGTGGTCGGCGGCATCGTCGCCAATGTCGGCAAGCAGATCGGCGGCTCGCTCGGCAGCACCATCGGCCGCGAGATCGTGCGCGGCACGCTCGGCGGCATCATGAAGCGCTGA